In Nicotiana tabacum cultivar K326 chromosome 17, ASM71507v2, whole genome shotgun sequence, one DNA window encodes the following:
- the LOC142171620 gene encoding transcriptional corepressor LEUNIG-like, with translation MIWDAAKPSNPFQKLVGHADHVMSIDFHPSKVGLLSSCDSNDEIRLWDVNDGDCKLIFKGGSRQVRFQPRFGNLLACSTGNIINIFDVETNSIQQQLQGHVGDVRSICWDMSGNFLASVSEDSARIWCVSGRKCLHELRSSGNKFQSCTFHPDRAQILDCAQI, from the exons ATGATATGGGATGCAGCCAAG CCAAGCAACCCTTTCCAAAAACTTGTGGGGCATGCTGATCATGTGATGTCCATAGATTTTCATCCATCAAAGGTGGGTCTTCTCAGTTCTTGTGATAGCAACGACGAGATTAGACTGTGGGATGTCAATGACGGTGATTGCAAACTCATTTTTAAG GGAGGTAGTAGACAGGTTAGATTCCAACCTCGATTTGGGAACCTTTTGGCATGTTCTACaggaaatattattaatatatttGATGTGGAGACTAACAGCATCCAACAACAGTTACAA GGACATGTCGGAGATGTCCGTTCTATCTGTTGGGATATGAGCGGAAATTTCCTGGCATCCGTGAGCGAGGATAGTGCACGGATATGGTGTGTTAGCGGAAGAAAGTGTTTACATGAACTGCGCTCCAGTGGCAATAAGTTCCAGTCATGCACTTTTCACCCTGACCGCGCTCAAATCTTGGACTGCGCTCAGATTTGA